The genomic stretch TCTCTTCCGTACCTGTAGAAAATTCTCCCAGATTACTGTAATCTTCGATAATCAATGATTGGATTTCCGCACATTCATCTATGATGAACTTAAAGATTTTATCTGCCGAAGTCCGTTCTAACGAATTGACTTCTTCTGCCGTGATTTGTTTGGTCACCAAAGGTACATCACCATATTGGCGAACCAAGCAGAAGTAGAAGTAAGCACGCATAAAACGGCTTTCATACTTGTAGTTCTCATAACGGTGAAGTTGGGCGGCATAGTCGTTGTTCAGCTTCAGTTCATCGAATGACAAGCCCTGCAATTCGTAAATCACGTGGTTGCAAGTACTGATGCCTTTATACATGCTACTCCAGACTGACGCCTTTGCATTGGTAGGGCTCCAAGCTCCATTGTAGAAGTGCTCGATACCATTACCCAAAAGACTGTACTCACTTTCGTCTGTAGCAGATGCCTGCATGGCGCCCGATGAGTAGTTACCGAAGTCATAGTCCACGGTGTTATAGATGTCGGTCATGAATCCACCTACATTACCGAAGTTCTGTGTTATATAGTCCTTGTCGAAGATGTTGTACTCATTGTAGTCCATCTGATCAGAACATGAAGCCAAGCATCCGGCTGCACACACGACAAAGACAGATTTCCATATTTTATTGCTCATAATTCTAATGTATTAATTCGTTCATAAAATTAAAACGTAACACTCAGCCCCAACGCAACGCTTTTCGTCATAGGATTGATTCCATACGCTTCGGCGTCGTTCTCATCTATATGGTCGAAACTGAGGAGGTCAATGCCACGTACATACAATTTAGCGGCGTTTACAATTTTCGTCTTTTTCAGCCAAGAAGCGGGCAACTTGTAGTACACTTCCAGATTGCGCAACTTGATAAATGAGCGGTCGGCCAACCACAGAGTAGATGTCTGGTAGTTGTTGGCATTGCTTTGGCTGCTCAGACGCGGGAACTTGGCATTCTGATTCTGTGGTGTCCAACGATTGTCGTAAGCATATTGCGAGATATTGGTGTTGTTTATCAACGGCCAATACATGCTCTTGGTGTTGAGAACGGCACTGTAATTGCCTGTCCCCTGGAACATGGCATAGAATCCGAGTCCTTTCCACTCCGCACCCAAATGCAGGCTGTAGTATATTTCCGGGCAAGTGGTGCTGTAGCCGATAGCCACTTCATCGTTGGTATCGATGATGTTGTCGCCATTCACGTCGCGATACTTTATATCACCGGGCTTCACCGTAGAGAAATTCTGTGTGGGACTTGCAGCGATGTCTGCTTCATCCTTGAAGAAACCGATAGCTTCCAATCCGTAGAGTTGTCCGTAAGGATTTCCCGTCTGGACAAGATTCGCATATTGGCGGGGTTCTTCCAGCATTTCCTTGATTTCGTTTTTGTTCAACGAGAAGTTACCGCCGACATTAAATTCCACTTGACCGAGCTTTTTGCTATAATCAAGACCAACTTCTATACCCTTACTATCCACGATACCTGCATTTTCATACGGAGGCTCCATGCCGAAAATTTCCGAGTATTTGCCTTCCGAAGTCACCCAAATGTTTGTACGGTGTTCTTTCCAAAGGTCAAGAGTCACATCCAAACATCCGAAAAGTTTCGCATCCATACCAACATTGTATTTATAGGCCTTTTCATGGCTCGGATTGGTGGTAGCCACCCGTTCAAGGTAAGAACGTCCGAAACTAGAGTTCCAACCGCTGTCGAAAGGATAAGTACCTCCCGAAGTGCCATACTGCTGGGCATAGTATGACCAAACTTCATCACCCGGTAAGTTGTCCACATTGATGATACCTGCCGATCCACGCAGTTTCAAGAAGTTCACCCATTCCACATTTTCCATGAACTTTTCTTTGGAGATGACCCATGCGGCCGACAAAGTGGGCGAAAAAGCCCATTTGGTACCGGGAGCCAAACGGCTACTGCCACTTTCTACCAAAGCGAGGTCAACGAAATAACGGTTCATGTAACCATAATGCGACCACCAGGTAATGTTCTGACGATTCACCGTGTTGTTGACGCCATTCGGGTCGTTATTCTCGTAGTCCCACTTCAACTGGCTGTAGATGCTGTGGTCGCCGAATGTCCGCTGATAGTTAAATCCCACATCGAAATGGAGTAGACGGTCAAATTCATTAGTTTTCGCATCTGTTCCCATTTCACTATCCTTTCCATAAATTTCACTCTTTACAGTAGGCTCGGAAGCACCGTCCGCCCATGTAGGCGCATTGACACTGTAGACATACTCTTTGCTATGGTCTTCATAGATATTGGCTATATTGTCATAACTGATGCGTACGAACGCATTCAATCCTTTTGTCAAGCCGGAAAGGTCCTGAGTCAGCTTCATGTCGGCAAAAAGCGAACGGGTATGATTTTTGTAATAAGCGGCTCCGATGCTCTGTGCCACAGGATTTTGTGTACCTGCCCATGTGTCGCTACCTCCCCAAATACCGTTCTCATCCCTGATGGGGAATGCGGCAGAGGGCACTGTGTAAACCAGATCCCAAAGGTCAGCCTGCGCACCCGGTCTTGACGTTTCCTGCAATACGCCCAACAGATTCACCTGCAGATCGGTTGTCTGGGTCAGGTTGATATCCATGTTCATGCGTAAGTTGCCTTTTACGTATTTGTCTTGTGTGGAATAGCCTTCATTTGCACCCGGTTCTTTCACAAATCCTTTGTTGGAAATCAAATCCAGCATGGTATAGTAACGGAATTTTTCGCCGCCACCGCGGAATTCGATGTTATACTTATTGGTCATCGCATTGTCGCGGAACGTTTCATCCAC from Bacteroides intestinalis DSM 17393 encodes the following:
- a CDS encoding SusC/RagA family TonB-linked outer membrane protein produces the protein MNKKYIIVLSLFAGLCLPTTAQESNEEQTDKFVGQTIDVGAERLLTREEATGSVSVISSETTDRRSAKNIGNSIIGQGNGLISLQSGGRYADVNPTFYIRGLQTLNGKNSPLVMIDGIQRDIVSIAPEEVESVIVLKDAAAVALYGYKGINGAINIVTKRGKYNSRSVKVTYDHLFTSLANKPKFVDAYTYGLAVNEARINDGLTGRYSNQELNALRDGTMPYLYPNVNWVDETFRDNAMTNKYNIEFRGGGEKFRYYTMLDLISNKGFVKEPGANEGYSTQDKYVKGNLRMNMDINLTQTTDLQVNLLGVLQETSRPGAQADLWDLVYTVPSAAFPIRDENGIWGGSDTWAGTQNPVAQSIGAAYYKNHTRSLFADMKLTQDLSGLTKGLNAFVRISYDNIANIYEDHSKEYVYSVNAPTWADGASEPTVKSEIYGKDSEMGTDAKTNEFDRLLHFDVGFNYQRTFGDHSIYSQLKWDYENNDPNGVNNTVNRQNITWWSHYGYMNRYFVDLALVESGSSRLAPGTKWAFSPTLSAAWVISKEKFMENVEWVNFLKLRGSAGIINVDNLPGDEVWSYYAQQYGTSGGTYPFDSGWNSSFGRSYLERVATTNPSHEKAYKYNVGMDAKLFGCLDVTLDLWKEHRTNIWVTSEGKYSEIFGMEPPYENAGIVDSKGIEVGLDYSKKLGQVEFNVGGNFSLNKNEIKEMLEEPRQYANLVQTGNPYGQLYGLEAIGFFKDEADIAASPTQNFSTVKPGDIKYRDVNGDNIIDTNDEVAIGYSTTCPEIYYSLHLGAEWKGLGFYAMFQGTGNYSAVLNTKSMYWPLINNTNISQYAYDNRWTPQNQNAKFPRLSSQSNANNYQTSTLWLADRSFIKLRNLEVYYKLPASWLKKTKIVNAAKLYVRGIDLLSFDHIDENDAEAYGINPMTKSVALGLSVTF